The following proteins are co-located in the Heliorestis convoluta genome:
- the resB gene encoding cytochrome c biogenesis protein ResB: MSKNKEDLDMLPEGAKQEQEPQTGFVDRLWNIFSSMKLGLFLLLVIAITSIAGTIIPQKRMPQDYGSLYPLYSALGLTDMYASWWFVTLLFLLAMNLFICSFNRMTPLWNLFAKPKAKVSEGYLTRLDHHLTHQSTKNQEGLCQQVKEDWQGRGYRVVEEKLDGKVFLHGDKGRYGIWGSFITHVSLLVILFGAVLGIYFGTEGRIAAEVGRTFSLHEVYELTPDEDFKVRVDDFKTIYRDDGSVDAWVSTLTVIDEGQEVLTEEIRVNHPLNYKGYKFYQSFYGSYIPLRVASPGSPEGVEVTVTERDFVPVPGTNLGVWVAQYIPDFDPNLGWVSKSPDPNNPRIIYVLYRGNQQIGIGAATIGEPEILVGGEGAVTFLDYKPYTGLSVRKDPGVGIVWLGCGLMILGLSLSFYVPHRRIWAIIEEKDGKGHFTMGGHAQKNKIAFVKEFEDIATPYARKAEGSGTS, translated from the coding sequence TTGTCGAAGAACAAGGAAGACTTAGACATGCTACCGGAAGGAGCCAAGCAGGAACAGGAGCCACAGACTGGTTTTGTCGATCGTTTGTGGAATATCTTTAGCTCGATGAAGCTAGGCCTATTCTTGTTGCTCGTGATTGCCATTACTTCTATTGCTGGCACTATCATTCCACAGAAACGCATGCCTCAAGACTATGGTTCTCTCTACCCCTTGTACTCAGCGCTTGGATTGACGGATATGTATGCTTCTTGGTGGTTTGTCACTTTACTATTTCTTTTGGCGATGAACTTGTTTATATGTTCATTTAATCGCATGACACCCTTATGGAACCTTTTTGCAAAGCCAAAGGCAAAAGTAAGTGAAGGTTATCTTACAAGGTTAGATCATCATCTCACGCATCAAAGTACAAAAAACCAAGAGGGCTTGTGTCAACAAGTCAAAGAAGACTGGCAAGGTCGCGGTTATCGAGTTGTAGAAGAAAAGCTAGATGGCAAAGTATTTCTTCACGGTGACAAAGGTCGATATGGAATCTGGGGCTCTTTTATAACCCATGTTTCATTGCTTGTTATTTTATTTGGGGCTGTTTTAGGGATCTACTTTGGAACAGAAGGACGTATTGCAGCCGAAGTGGGACGCACTTTCTCGCTTCATGAAGTATATGAATTGACACCTGATGAGGATTTTAAAGTTCGTGTCGATGATTTTAAGACAATTTACAGAGACGATGGCTCTGTCGATGCTTGGGTTAGTACGCTAACGGTTATTGATGAGGGTCAGGAAGTATTAACAGAAGAAATTCGTGTTAATCACCCCCTCAACTACAAAGGCTATAAGTTTTATCAATCTTTTTACGGATCTTACATTCCTCTTAGAGTTGCTTCTCCCGGATCGCCTGAAGGCGTTGAAGTAACCGTTACAGAACGAGATTTCGTTCCTGTACCAGGAACAAATCTTGGCGTATGGGTTGCTCAATATATTCCTGATTTTGATCCCAATCTAGGTTGGGTCTCCAAATCGCCAGATCCGAACAATCCGAGAATCATATATGTGCTTTATCGAGGCAATCAACAAATTGGCATCGGTGCTGCTACGATCGGGGAGCCAGAAATCTTAGTGGGCGGTGAAGGCGCTGTTACTTTTCTAGACTACAAGCCCTACACAGGGCTATCGGTCCGAAAAGATCCTGGTGTTGGTATCGTATGGCTCGGCTGTGGCCTCATGATTTTGGGCTTATCTCTATCTTTTTATGTGCCTCACCGACGCATCTGGGCCATCATTGAAGAAAAAGACGGAAAAGGCCATTTCACCATGGGTGGTCATGCACAAAAGAATAAGATCGCTTTTGTTAAAGAATTTGAAGATATTGCTACACCATATGCGAGAAAAGCAGAGGGGAGTGGGACATCATAG
- the ccsB gene encoding c-type cytochrome biogenesis protein CcsB produces MGFEENLLFYLTFAAYGIASLLYISYVGTKNAVTAKVAFYIVVFGVVVNTAAMLLRGYIGGYVPLSNGYEFLLAFSWGIAFVYLVTEWKYKVPITGAFVIPIAWLLLAYVAILMPVEYKVARPLMPALQSNWLTYHVITAQFGYGAFAFSFGAGIMYLIKERAINLGIKSGLAAKLPSLETLDQLGYRLIAVGFPLLSLCIITGAIWAEYAWGRYWSWDPKETWSLITWLVYAVYLHARFTYGWRGKKAAILAIIGFIAVLFTFFGVNYFLSGLHSYA; encoded by the coding sequence ATGGGTTTTGAAGAGAATTTGTTATTCTATCTCACCTTCGCAGCCTACGGGATAGCATCGCTGTTATACATTTCCTATGTAGGTACGAAAAATGCAGTAACAGCGAAAGTTGCATTTTACATTGTCGTTTTTGGTGTTGTCGTTAATACGGCCGCCATGCTCTTAAGAGGCTACATTGGCGGTTACGTCCCCTTAAGTAACGGCTACGAATTTTTGTTGGCTTTCTCATGGGGTATCGCTTTCGTGTACTTGGTGACGGAATGGAAATATAAAGTACCGATTACAGGTGCTTTCGTAATTCCTATCGCTTGGTTGCTTCTTGCGTATGTGGCTATTTTGATGCCCGTAGAATATAAAGTAGCTAGACCTTTGATGCCAGCTTTACAATCAAACTGGCTTACCTATCATGTAATTACAGCACAATTTGGCTATGGTGCTTTTGCTTTTTCTTTTGGTGCTGGCATCATGTATCTGATTAAAGAAAGAGCAATCAACTTGGGAATAAAAAGCGGTTTGGCCGCAAAGTTACCTTCTTTAGAGACACTGGATCAATTGGGTTATCGTCTGATAGCAGTAGGTTTCCCTCTTTTATCTCTTTGTATTATTACTGGTGCAATCTGGGCTGAATATGCCTGGGGTCGCTACTGGAGCTGGGATCCAAAAGAGACTTGGTCACTGATCACTTGGCTTGTCTATGCTGTCTATCTTCATGCTCGCTTCACCTATGGATGGCGCGGAAAAAAAGCTGCCATCTTAGCTATCATTGGCTTTATTGCCGTACTCTTTACTTTCTTCGGAGTGAATTACTTCCTCTCTGGTTTACACTCTTACGCATAA
- a CDS encoding precorrin-2 dehydrogenase/sirohydrochlorin ferrochelatase family protein: MLYPIILKLESRPCLVVGGGKVAERKVNSLVDAGAKVAVISPMITENIQKWVDQGTVRYQGRGYQEGDAAGYFLVVAATDLQEVNDLVTRDCNQRNILINTVDNPEGSNFYVPATIRRGDLQIAISTGGASPAVARRIRQSLEVQFGEEYGEFLTLMARLREQVLREVPCPVRRKAIFDSLADADLLELIKCGEEKRLKERVAQCLSSSLD; this comes from the coding sequence GTGTTGTATCCTATTATATTGAAGCTAGAAAGTCGTCCCTGCTTGGTTGTTGGAGGCGGGAAGGTTGCTGAACGTAAAGTTAACAGCCTTGTCGACGCGGGTGCAAAAGTTGCTGTAATTAGTCCTATGATTACGGAAAATATTCAGAAATGGGTTGACCAAGGTACGGTGCGCTATCAAGGGCGAGGCTACCAAGAAGGTGATGCAGCGGGATATTTTTTAGTTGTTGCTGCTACCGACTTACAAGAAGTGAACGATTTAGTAACTCGCGATTGTAATCAGCGCAATATCCTGATCAACACTGTGGATAATCCTGAAGGAAGCAACTTTTATGTACCGGCCACCATTCGAAGAGGCGATTTACAGATTGCTATATCAACGGGTGGTGCTAGCCCGGCTGTGGCTCGAAGGATACGCCAGAGTTTAGAAGTTCAGTTCGGAGAGGAGTACGGGGAGTTTTTAACTTTGATGGCTCGTTTGCGTGAACAGGTTCTCAGAGAGGTTCCTTGTCCTGTCCGTCGAAAAGCAATTTTTGATAGTTTGGCAGATGCAGATCTTCTAGAGCTCATCAAATGTGGTGAAGAAAAACGCTTAAAGGAGCGGGTCGCCCAGTGTTTATCTTCGTCGTTGGATTAA
- the hemA gene encoding glutamyl-tRNA reductase, producing MFIFVVGLNHKSAPVEVREQLTFPESTIGESLTRLRSEKAIEGCIILSTCNRTEIYCATTDLEKGLASVRRFVTNSGPLVVDDFANHFYTHSIYDAIRHLFRVAAGLDSMVLGETQILGQVRRAYQLACEHGASNSVLNTWFQQAIAVGKRVRTETGIDQNPVSISYTAVELARQVFDSLGGKTALILGAGKMSELTLKHLCSNGVSTVIVANRSFDRAEALASQFGGRAISFSELENYIVEADIIISCTAATHYVVRKNMVENIMACRAERPLFLIDIAVPRDVEPSVGTVQGVHLFDVDDLQNVIDQNLAERRKAASQAEIIIEQEINKFLKWLNSLFVVPTIIALKSKGDDIKNKELDRAFAKLKNLSEKEQNAIGALASSLVNQILHDPITQIRQHAASPEGHLYSEILQNLFNLEVAGQRQKKNVEYSETRSQK from the coding sequence GTGTTTATCTTCGTCGTTGGATTAAATCACAAATCAGCGCCCGTTGAAGTGCGTGAGCAGCTTACTTTTCCAGAAAGCACAATTGGTGAATCCTTAACTCGCCTTAGGAGCGAAAAAGCGATTGAAGGTTGCATCATCTTATCGACCTGTAATCGTACAGAAATTTATTGTGCAACCACCGATCTGGAGAAAGGCCTGGCATCGGTTCGACGATTTGTTACGAATTCAGGGCCTCTTGTCGTCGACGATTTTGCGAACCACTTCTACACCCATAGTATCTATGATGCTATTCGGCATTTGTTCCGTGTCGCCGCTGGACTGGACTCCATGGTTCTGGGTGAAACCCAGATCCTGGGGCAGGTCCGGCGGGCCTACCAACTAGCCTGTGAACATGGAGCTTCTAACAGTGTTTTGAACACATGGTTTCAACAAGCTATTGCCGTAGGCAAGAGAGTTAGAACGGAGACAGGGATCGATCAGAACCCCGTATCTATTTCTTACACGGCTGTGGAACTAGCCCGACAAGTCTTTGATTCCCTAGGAGGGAAAACGGCTCTAATTCTTGGCGCTGGGAAGATGAGCGAATTAACCTTAAAACATCTTTGTAGTAACGGCGTATCGACGGTCATTGTAGCCAATCGCTCTTTTGATAGAGCAGAAGCTTTAGCAAGCCAATTTGGTGGACGAGCCATTTCTTTTTCTGAGCTAGAAAATTATATTGTTGAAGCCGATATTATCATTTCTTGTACAGCAGCAACGCACTATGTAGTCAGAAAAAACATGGTTGAAAATATTATGGCTTGCAGAGCAGAACGCCCCCTATTCTTGATTGATATTGCCGTACCAAGAGATGTAGAGCCTTCTGTAGGTACAGTGCAAGGCGTTCATTTGTTTGATGTGGACGATCTGCAAAATGTCATTGACCAGAATCTTGCAGAACGGCGAAAGGCAGCTTCTCAAGCTGAAATTATCATTGAACAGGAAATTAATAAATTTCTTAAGTGGTTGAACTCTCTTTTTGTTGTTCCAACGATTATTGCCTTAAAATCAAAAGGAGACGATATCAAGAACAAAGAGCTTGACCGGGCTTTTGCAAAGCTGAAAAACCTTTCTGAAAAAGAGCAAAATGCGATTGGGGCTTTGGCCTCCTCCCTGGTCAATCAAATTCTTCACGATCCGATCACACAGATACGACAGCATGCTGCTAGTCCTGAAGGACATCTATATTCAGAGATCTTACAAAATCTCTTTAACTTAGAGGTAGCTGGGCAAAGGCAGAAAAAGAATGTTGAATACTCTGAGACAAGGAGCCAGAAGTAA
- the hemC gene encoding hydroxymethylbilane synthase, which translates to MSAIINRPVIIGTRDSALALWQTNWVLGRLKELFPEQAFEVKAIKTKGDKILDVALAKIGDKGLFTKELEMAMLEGEIDMAVHSLKDMPTTLPEGLVIGAICEREDCRDIFISPTGTKIEELPQGAKVATSSLRRKSQLWKWRSDLELVDIRGNLQTRMRKLEEQKLDGLILAAAGVIRLGWADKITQYIPTDVILPAVGQGSITIEMREGDEEIAQVVKPLNHEESSLTIRAERALMRTLEGGCQVPIGALGSLQGQGDNRRLVLNGLVASLDGQKICQGQEEGNADEPEQIGLRLAERLLQLGAREILNEVRQESKQ; encoded by the coding sequence ATGTCAGCAATCATAAATCGTCCTGTTATTATTGGAACTAGAGACAGTGCCCTTGCTTTATGGCAAACAAACTGGGTCTTAGGAAGATTGAAAGAACTCTTTCCTGAGCAAGCCTTTGAAGTAAAAGCCATTAAGACCAAAGGAGACAAAATCCTTGATGTAGCCCTGGCCAAGATTGGTGACAAAGGACTATTTACCAAGGAACTAGAAATGGCCATGCTCGAAGGTGAGATTGATATGGCTGTTCACTCCCTGAAAGATATGCCAACAACATTACCAGAAGGTCTTGTGATTGGTGCTATCTGTGAGCGGGAAGATTGCCGTGACATCTTTATTTCACCAACAGGAACTAAAATTGAAGAATTGCCCCAAGGTGCTAAAGTGGCTACATCAAGCTTGCGACGCAAATCACAGCTCTGGAAATGGAGATCCGATCTTGAGCTTGTTGACATTAGGGGTAATCTTCAGACGCGCATGCGCAAATTAGAAGAACAAAAATTAGATGGCCTTATTCTAGCGGCGGCCGGCGTAATTCGCCTTGGCTGGGCCGATAAAATTACGCAGTATATACCAACCGATGTGATCCTTCCTGCCGTAGGACAAGGATCTATCACCATTGAAATGCGTGAGGGAGACGAAGAGATCGCTCAAGTTGTTAAACCTCTTAATCACGAAGAATCATCTCTCACCATTCGAGCTGAAAGAGCTCTTATGCGTACTCTTGAAGGTGGCTGTCAAGTTCCGATTGGAGCCCTTGGCTCTCTACAAGGCCAAGGTGATAATAGACGTCTCGTTTTAAATGGTCTCGTTGCTTCCCTAGATGGGCAAAAGATTTGCCAGGGACAAGAAGAAGGGAATGCTGATGAGCCTGAACAAATTGGTTTACGTCTGGCTGAGCGTCTGCTCCAATTGGGTGCCAGAGAGATACTAAATGAAGTGAGACAGGAGTCGAAGCAGTGA
- the cobA gene encoding uroporphyrinogen-III C-methyltransferase — MNPKNVGKVYLVGAGPGDPGLITVKGLQCIQKAEVLVYDRLAGHRLLTYARPDAELIFVGKGPDLHVYKQEEINEVLKQKGLEGKIVTRLKGGDPYVFGRGGEEAEVLKEAGVPFEVVPGITSAISVPAYAGIPVTHRDFTSNFAVITGNEDPNKEDSAIDWAKISTGIGTLVFLMGMGNLPMIVKKLIENGRDAETPVALIRWGTRPEQKTLTGTLNNIVEKATEVNFKNPAIIIVGEVVKLRDTLNWFEKKPLFGKRVVVTRSRQQASAFAAKLEGLGAEPWEFPTIDIQDPEDLAPLQQAIAKIHEYEWIVFTSPNGVQRFFTRYFEAGHDIRDLSGVRLCAIGPQTKKELAKFGLKVDYVPEEYRAEAIIDGLKDLDWKGRKVLLPRADIARKILPEALASFGAEVDDVITYRTVRGGGDAKLLRQMLAEKMIHAVTFTSSSTARNFVEMLGVDDQEELKQLLEGVTLASIGPVTSGTMVELGLTVDIEATEYTIPGLTDALLKHWGL; from the coding sequence ATGAATCCAAAAAATGTAGGTAAAGTATATCTAGTCGGCGCCGGGCCGGGAGATCCCGGACTCATCACCGTAAAAGGCTTGCAATGCATTCAAAAAGCAGAGGTTCTCGTCTATGATCGCCTTGCAGGTCATCGCTTGCTAACCTATGCAAGACCTGATGCAGAGCTGATTTTTGTTGGCAAAGGTCCCGATCTTCATGTGTACAAACAAGAAGAAATTAATGAAGTATTAAAGCAAAAAGGTCTTGAAGGGAAAATTGTAACAAGACTAAAAGGTGGAGACCCTTACGTTTTTGGACGGGGTGGGGAAGAAGCGGAAGTTTTAAAAGAAGCTGGTGTACCTTTTGAGGTTGTACCGGGCATTACTTCAGCTATTTCTGTACCTGCTTATGCAGGCATTCCTGTTACACACCGTGACTTTACTTCTAACTTTGCAGTCATTACAGGCAACGAAGATCCGAACAAAGAAGATTCAGCCATTGACTGGGCCAAGATCAGCACTGGCATCGGTACGCTCGTCTTCCTTATGGGCATGGGCAATTTGCCAATGATCGTGAAAAAGTTAATTGAAAACGGCAGAGATGCAGAAACACCTGTCGCTTTAATCCGTTGGGGTACTCGTCCCGAACAGAAAACGTTAACAGGCACTCTGAACAACATAGTTGAAAAAGCCACAGAAGTAAACTTCAAAAATCCTGCCATTATTATTGTGGGAGAAGTGGTGAAGCTTCGCGATACCTTAAACTGGTTTGAGAAAAAGCCTCTTTTTGGCAAGCGCGTTGTAGTAACTCGTTCCCGTCAGCAAGCTTCTGCTTTTGCGGCTAAATTAGAAGGACTCGGAGCAGAACCTTGGGAGTTCCCAACAATCGACATACAAGATCCAGAAGATTTGGCACCACTGCAACAAGCCATTGCAAAAATCCACGAATATGAGTGGATTGTCTTTACGTCTCCCAATGGCGTACAACGGTTCTTTACTCGCTACTTTGAAGCGGGTCACGACATTCGTGATCTCTCGGGTGTTCGTCTTTGTGCCATTGGACCACAGACGAAGAAAGAACTGGCCAAATTCGGTCTCAAAGTTGACTATGTACCAGAAGAGTATAGAGCAGAAGCTATTATTGATGGCTTGAAAGATTTAGACTGGAAAGGTCGCAAAGTTCTATTGCCAAGAGCTGATATTGCTCGCAAAATTTTACCAGAAGCACTGGCCTCTTTTGGTGCAGAAGTCGATGATGTAATTACTTATAGAACGGTACGCGGTGGCGGGGATGCCAAGCTGCTTCGTCAGATGCTGGCAGAAAAAATGATTCATGCTGTTACCTTCACCAGCTCTTCGACAGCCCGCAACTTTGTTGAAATGCTTGGTGTTGATGATCAGGAAGAGTTGAAGCAACTATTAGAAGGTGTTACTCTTGCTTCGATTGGACCTGTCACTTCCGGAACGATGGTGGAGCTCGGTCTTACTGTAGATATTGAAGCAACAGAATATACCATTCCAGGACTGACAGATGCACTGTTAAAGCACTGGGGTTTATAA
- the nirJ1 gene encoding putative heme d1 biosynthesis radical SAM protein NirJ1, translating to MIGVTKLLCDSENFGDRLRYAHGSQGQKHGAVAGYGPVVAWNVSRTCNLNCIHCYSDSEDKDYPNELTTEEAKKFIDDLADFNVPVLLLSGGEPLMRPDIFDLVAYATEHKIRVTFSTNGTLITPDVAKEIKKFGVGYVGISLDGIGENNDRFRGKKGAFNEALEGIRNCLAIDQRVGLRFTINRHNFNQLEDIFRLIEEEKIPRVCFYHLVYSGRGGSMMEEDITHEESRQAMDLIMDKVLEFQRKNFDCEILTVDNHADIVYLYLQMLKKDPERAEKVWKLMQFNGGNRTGIAFANVDSQGFVHPDQFTQNHTFGNVKERPFGEIWTDTSKSEILAGLKDRKPLLKGRCSQCKWLNVCNGNFRARAEAVTGDFWESDPACYLTDEEIGLK from the coding sequence ATGATCGGCGTAACAAAACTACTTTGTGATTCAGAAAACTTTGGTGATCGACTCCGTTATGCCCACGGTTCCCAAGGACAGAAGCACGGTGCCGTTGCAGGATATGGGCCTGTTGTGGCTTGGAACGTTTCTAGAACTTGTAACCTAAACTGCATTCATTGTTACTCTGACTCAGAAGATAAAGACTACCCCAATGAGTTAACGACAGAAGAAGCGAAAAAATTTATTGATGATCTGGCTGACTTTAATGTACCTGTTTTGCTTCTTTCTGGCGGCGAACCTTTGATGCGTCCCGATATATTTGACTTGGTCGCCTATGCGACAGAACATAAAATCCGCGTAACTTTCTCCACCAATGGAACCTTGATTACGCCCGATGTTGCCAAAGAAATTAAAAAGTTTGGCGTAGGCTATGTTGGAATCAGCCTTGATGGCATTGGCGAAAACAATGACCGTTTCCGTGGAAAAAAAGGCGCTTTCAATGAAGCTTTAGAAGGCATCCGCAATTGCCTAGCCATCGATCAGCGTGTTGGCTTACGTTTTACGATTAATCGTCATAACTTTAACCAGCTAGAAGATATTTTCAGACTGATTGAAGAAGAAAAAATTCCTCGCGTCTGCTTCTACCACTTGGTCTACTCCGGTCGCGGTGGCAGCATGATGGAAGAAGATATTACCCATGAAGAATCAAGACAAGCCATGGATCTGATCATGGACAAAGTCTTAGAATTTCAGCGCAAGAACTTTGATTGTGAAATTCTTACCGTCGACAACCATGCCGATATCGTCTATCTCTACCTACAAATGCTGAAAAAAGATCCAGAGAGAGCTGAAAAGGTCTGGAAGCTTATGCAGTTCAACGGTGGCAATCGCACAGGCATCGCTTTTGCTAACGTAGATTCCCAAGGCTTTGTGCACCCTGATCAGTTCACACAAAACCATACTTTTGGCAACGTAAAAGAAAGACCTTTTGGCGAGATCTGGACAGATACTAGTAAGAGTGAGATTCTAGCGGGACTGAAAGATCGCAAGCCCTTGCTCAAAGGTCGTTGTAGCCAGTGTAAGTGGCTGAATGTTTGTAACGGTAACTTCCGAGCTCGTGCAGAAGCTGTGACTGGAGACTTCTGGGAATCCGATCCAGCTTGCTACCTCACCGATGAGGAAATTGGTTTAAAATAA
- the hemB gene encoding porphobilinogen synthase produces the protein MKDIYPGFPVQRLRRLRENAVLRQMVRENHLSPEDLIYPLFVIPGENRSNPISSMPGVSQLTIDLLVKEAIDAYQVGVKAVEIFGIPPEKDEIASGAYDPNGIVQEAVRALKKACPDLYVITDVCLCQFTNHGHCGIVEEGKILNDPSLDYLARTALSHAQAGADMVAPSDMMDGRVAAIRKALDENGFDHIPIMSYSAKYASSFYGPFREAAESAPQWGDRRTYQMDASNSEEALRETALDIQEGADIVMVKPGMAYMDIVRRLKDTFGLPVAVYNVSGEYAMVKAAAEKGWIHEKRIVLELLLSFKRAGADLIITYHAKDAVRWMKEQA, from the coding sequence ATGAAAGATATCTATCCTGGCTTTCCAGTCCAACGGCTTCGTCGCTTGCGAGAGAATGCTGTACTGAGACAGATGGTTCGAGAGAACCATCTGTCTCCAGAGGATTTAATTTATCCTTTGTTTGTTATACCAGGGGAAAACCGAAGCAATCCCATTTCATCGATGCCTGGTGTTAGCCAGCTTACCATTGATCTTCTTGTTAAAGAAGCCATCGATGCTTACCAAGTTGGTGTCAAAGCGGTAGAAATCTTTGGTATACCGCCAGAAAAAGATGAAATTGCTTCTGGTGCTTACGATCCCAACGGCATTGTCCAAGAAGCCGTTCGTGCTTTGAAAAAAGCTTGCCCTGACTTGTATGTCATTACAGACGTATGTCTTTGTCAATTTACCAACCACGGTCACTGCGGAATTGTAGAAGAAGGCAAAATCTTAAATGATCCTTCTCTTGATTACTTAGCTCGTACAGCGCTGTCTCATGCCCAAGCAGGTGCTGATATGGTTGCGCCTTCTGACATGATGGATGGACGGGTCGCAGCAATTCGTAAAGCCCTTGATGAAAATGGTTTTGACCATATTCCCATTATGTCCTATTCAGCCAAATATGCTTCTAGCTTTTATGGACCTTTCCGAGAAGCGGCAGAGTCGGCACCGCAATGGGGTGACCGTCGAACTTATCAGATGGATGCATCCAACAGCGAAGAAGCCCTTCGAGAAACAGCTTTAGATATTCAAGAAGGTGCTGACATTGTTATGGTGAAGCCTGGTATGGCTTACATGGATATTGTTCGCAGATTAAAAGATACCTTTGGTTTACCTGTTGCTGTCTACAATGTATCAGGTGAGTATGCCATGGTAAAAGCGGCTGCAGAAAAAGGCTGGATCCATGAAAAAAGGATTGTTTTGGAGCTACTACTTAGCTTTAAACGGGCTGGTGCAGATCTTATTATCACCTATCATGCCAAAGATGCAGTACGCTGGATGAAAGAACAGGCCTAG
- the nirJ2 gene encoding putative heme d1 biosynthesis radical SAM protein NirJ2 — MIISWNTTNDCNMYCDHCYRDAGVKADEELSTQEGKNLIDEIAKAGFKIMIFSGGEPLMRPDIVELVAYATSKGLRSVFGTNGTYIDLDMAKALKEAGAMGMGISLDSLDKEKHDRLRKYDNAWDEAVRGMENCRAVGLPFQIHTTVMDWNRHEVSALTDFAVEMGAVGHHTFFLVPTGRAVSIEEESLRAEEYEQILTEIMEKQKTVDIELKPTCAPQFMRIAKEMGLNLRYGRGCLAGTHYCIISPVGVVQPCAYLNISAGNVREKPFSEIWTDAPIFKELRTLDYKGGCASCKYKVACGGCRARAYYYHDQDFMAEEPWCLYHGRKGY; from the coding sequence ATGATTATTTCTTGGAATACTACCAATGATTGTAATATGTATTGTGATCACTGCTATCGCGATGCTGGGGTAAAAGCGGATGAGGAGCTGTCCACCCAGGAAGGAAAAAATCTAATTGATGAGATTGCCAAAGCAGGCTTTAAGATTATGATCTTTTCCGGTGGAGAGCCTCTAATGCGTCCTGATATAGTTGAACTGGTAGCATATGCCACCTCAAAAGGCCTACGCTCTGTCTTTGGCACCAATGGCACCTACATTGATCTTGATATGGCCAAAGCACTTAAAGAAGCAGGCGCCATGGGTATGGGTATTTCCTTAGACTCCCTAGACAAGGAAAAGCATGATCGTCTACGCAAATACGACAATGCTTGGGATGAAGCTGTACGAGGCATGGAAAACTGCCGTGCTGTAGGACTTCCCTTTCAGATTCATACAACTGTTATGGACTGGAACCGTCATGAGGTGAGTGCCCTCACAGACTTTGCTGTTGAGATGGGAGCAGTCGGTCACCATACCTTCTTCCTCGTACCAACGGGACGAGCAGTATCGATTGAAGAAGAATCTCTTCGCGCGGAAGAATATGAGCAGATTCTGACTGAAATTATGGAAAAGCAAAAAACTGTCGACATTGAGTTAAAGCCGACTTGTGCCCCTCAGTTTATGCGTATTGCTAAAGAAATGGGTCTGAATCTTCGCTACGGTCGGGGTTGCTTAGCAGGCACACATTACTGCATTATCTCTCCTGTTGGTGTCGTACAACCTTGCGCCTACTTAAACATATCAGCTGGCAATGTAAGAGAAAAGCCCTTCTCCGAGATCTGGACCGATGCACCTATCTTTAAAGAGCTGCGCACTCTAGATTACAAAGGTGGCTGCGCGAGTTGTAAGTACAAAGTCGCTTGCGGTGGTTGTAGAGCTCGTGCTTACTACTATCATGACCAAGATTTTATGGCTGAAGAGCCATGGTGCCTCTATCACGGTCGAAAGGGGTATTAA
- the ahbA gene encoding siroheme decarboxylase subunit alpha — protein MRLDELDRQILNIVQYSFPVAAEPYKALAEQVGSTEEEIMSRLKKLKEDGAIRRIGGIFDSRKLGYKSSLCAMKVPVEKLQEAEEIINAYPGVTHNYLREHEYNMWFTLISPSEEAMEATLEEMREKSGCEIRNLPAVRFFKIKVDFKLTDNK, from the coding sequence ATGAGACTGGACGAGTTAGATCGCCAAATCTTAAATATCGTTCAATATTCTTTTCCTGTAGCAGCAGAGCCATATAAAGCTCTAGCAGAACAAGTGGGTTCAACAGAAGAAGAGATCATGAGCCGGCTAAAAAAACTCAAAGAAGATGGCGCCATTCGTCGGATCGGTGGTATCTTTGATTCTCGCAAGCTTGGTTACAAGTCATCGCTTTGTGCCATGAAAGTTCCTGTAGAAAAACTCCAAGAAGCAGAAGAGATTATCAATGCTTATCCTGGAGTGACTCATAATTACTTGCGTGAGCATGAATACAATATGTGGTTTACATTAATCTCACCTTCAGAAGAAGCGATGGAAGCGACTCTAGAAGAGATGAGAGAAAAAAGTGGCTGCGAGATCCGGAATCTCCCTGCAGTTCGTTTCTTTAAGATTAAAGTTGACTTTAAGCTTACCGACAACAAATAA